A portion of the Candidatus Pristimantibacillus lignocellulolyticus genome contains these proteins:
- a CDS encoding SDR family oxidoreductase, translating to MSQKQLQGKVALITGAASGIGHATALLMAQEGAKIVLVDLNNERSEKTVNHIEQSGGTCLFIDTDVANPERVEKAFQQAIQTFGQLDIIFANAGINGTVAPIEDITADQWDETLTTNLKSTFLTVKYAIPHMKTNGGSIIITSSINGSRKFSSFGMSAYSSSKAGQVAFAKMAALELARYKIRVNVICPGAIATNISENTFRQPEVSKIEIPVTYPEGKQPLEHAPGQPEQVADLVLFLASSRSSHVTGSEVYIDGAETLL from the coding sequence ATGAGTCAGAAACAACTGCAAGGAAAAGTTGCTTTAATTACAGGTGCTGCTTCAGGTATTGGTCATGCAACTGCACTATTGATGGCGCAGGAAGGAGCAAAGATTGTATTAGTCGATTTGAATAATGAGCGTTCAGAGAAAACGGTCAATCATATAGAACAATCCGGTGGTACATGCTTGTTTATCGATACCGATGTTGCTAATCCAGAACGTGTTGAAAAAGCATTCCAACAAGCGATACAGACATTCGGTCAGTTAGATATTATATTTGCAAACGCTGGAATTAACGGTACTGTAGCACCTATTGAAGATATTACTGCAGATCAATGGGATGAAACATTAACAACCAATCTTAAAAGTACTTTTCTAACTGTAAAATATGCGATCCCTCATATGAAAACTAATGGTGGTAGCATCATCATTACGAGTTCTATTAATGGTAGTCGCAAATTTTCCAGCTTCGGTATGTCCGCATATAGTAGCTCCAAAGCTGGTCAAGTCGCCTTTGCCAAGATGGCAGCACTCGAACTTGCTCGCTACAAAATTAGAGTAAATGTTATATGCCCAGGAGCAATTGCAACGAATATTAGTGAAAACACGTTCCGTCAACCTGAAGTTAGTAAAATCGAGATTCCTGTTACATACCCTGAAGGAAAACAGCCACTAGAACACGCTCCAGGTCAACCTGAGCAAGTTGCTGATCTAGTACTATTTCTAGCGTCATCTCGGTCAAGTCATGTGACGGGGAGTGAGGTCTACATTGATGGAGCAGAAACACTCCTTTGA
- the argS gene encoding arginine--tRNA ligase, with protein MIYEQLASIIAQALNYELSNEEVAALLEKPKNSEMGDIAFPCFTLAKKLRKAPQQIASELAENIQANLIQEVKVVGGYVNIFLNQEKLTKDVLQIIMSQKEQYGSISSRHENVVIDYSSPNIAKPFSMGHLRSTVIGNALANISEKNGYKAVKINHLGDWGTQFGKLIVAYRLWGDKEAIESAPIQELLKIYVKFHDMAETDESLNEQARAAFKSLEDGENEALTLWKWFRDASLTEFETIYQILGITFDSYVGEAFYNDKMKPIVQELQDKNLLTLSDGAYVVEMDDQMPPCLITKTDGATLYATRDLAAAIYRHNEYDAVKTFYVVGNEQSLHFKQLFNVLNKMGYEWANELQHVPFGMMLKDGKKMSTRKGKVVLLADVLAEAVETAMQNIEAKNPNLEKKEEVAKQVGVGAVIFNDLKNDRMNDIDFSLEQMMNFEGETGPYVQYTYARISSILEKGNYEEQSLNFKALGDYAWPIVVMLEQFPITVQKAFLYADPSQIAKYSLSLARAFNKYYAHTKVLSDDEYQQMKLAFIHCVAVILKESLRMLGISAPSKM; from the coding sequence ATGATCTATGAACAGTTGGCATCCATTATTGCCCAAGCGTTAAACTATGAATTATCAAACGAAGAGGTTGCAGCATTACTTGAAAAACCGAAAAATTCGGAGATGGGGGATATAGCATTTCCGTGTTTTACATTAGCTAAAAAGTTAAGAAAAGCGCCTCAACAGATCGCATCAGAATTAGCGGAGAACATACAAGCTAATTTGATTCAAGAAGTAAAAGTAGTGGGCGGTTATGTAAATATCTTTCTCAATCAAGAAAAGCTTACTAAAGATGTATTACAGATAATCATGTCGCAAAAAGAACAATACGGTTCAATTTCATCTAGACATGAAAATGTAGTTATTGACTACTCTTCTCCTAATATTGCGAAGCCTTTCTCCATGGGACACTTAAGATCAACAGTAATTGGGAATGCACTCGCTAATATCTCTGAGAAAAATGGTTATAAAGCAGTGAAAATAAATCATTTAGGAGATTGGGGTACACAATTCGGTAAATTGATTGTTGCTTATCGACTATGGGGAGATAAAGAGGCGATAGAATCTGCTCCAATTCAAGAGCTATTAAAGATTTATGTGAAATTTCATGATATGGCGGAAACTGATGAATCGTTGAATGAACAAGCACGTGCTGCTTTTAAGTCATTAGAAGACGGTGAAAATGAAGCGCTCACCTTGTGGAAATGGTTCCGTGATGCTTCACTAACTGAGTTCGAGACCATTTATCAAATATTGGGAATAACGTTTGATTCCTATGTTGGTGAAGCTTTCTACAATGATAAAATGAAACCGATTGTCCAAGAGCTTCAGGACAAAAATCTTCTTACATTATCAGACGGTGCTTACGTAGTGGAAATGGATGATCAGATGCCCCCATGTTTAATTACGAAGACAGATGGAGCGACACTGTATGCTACGCGTGATTTAGCAGCAGCAATATATCGTCACAATGAATATGACGCTGTGAAAACTTTTTATGTAGTGGGTAATGAGCAGTCGCTCCATTTCAAGCAATTGTTTAATGTCCTTAATAAAATGGGATATGAGTGGGCGAATGAGTTGCAGCATGTTCCGTTTGGTATGATGCTGAAAGATGGAAAGAAAATGTCTACTCGGAAAGGTAAGGTTGTTTTGCTAGCTGATGTATTAGCAGAAGCGGTTGAAACAGCAATGCAAAACATCGAAGCGAAAAATCCGAATTTAGAGAAGAAGGAAGAAGTTGCTAAGCAAGTTGGAGTCGGAGCCGTTATTTTTAACGATTTGAAAAATGATCGGATGAACGATATTGATTTCTCTCTTGAACAAATGATGAATTTTGAAGGAGAGACTGGTCCATACGTTCAATACACCTATGCCCGCATTTCATCAATTCTTGAAAAGGGAAATTATGAAGAACAATCGTTAAACTTTAAAGCTTTAGGAGATTACGCATGGCCAATTGTTGTTATGTTGGAACAATTTCCAATAACAGTACAAAAGGCTTTCCTATACGCAGATCCTTCACAAATCGCAAAATATAGTTTAAGTTTAGCAAGAGCATTCAATAAATATTACGCCCATACAAAAGTGCTAAGTGATGATGAATATCAGCAAATGAAGTTAGCGTTCATTCATTGTGTAGCTGTAATATTGAAAGAATCATTACGAATGCTCGGAATTTCAGCGCCTAGTAAGATGTAA
- a CDS encoding response regulator yields MKALIVDDESRVRKAIRLLVNWEEHGITEIKEADGANKAIEMMSEYKPQLVITDMMMDAGDGIELMRWIEKHSKACKFIVISGHDDFEYMRHTVQSGGIDYLLKPIDADNINAAVATAIKTWLAEEHARQIQFKQSIMLNELKPVHDEKLLSGLFNDTANINYTVQRLKKDRVIPNQITNVQLFILQINNADKLLLDRFGNDVELLLYTIENICNECIGRDFNGVAFKYWGSFEQIILLLWDNKVNAAFITNQINNVIYKLFSRKFHFGTTTLDKFPTSLAKQYDEAISALDHRNLLDFASYLHNASEFRQFQNNESYSFANVKDEWRVALLSGNQHLIEKYSKSWIDFFVNNSYISPHLLQLWLEDMFSFRSSLLQEISHNQKNELLTMLEQQDTLTIPPNIHDYSIKLHDWRQWVLQFNLNLSKAITGIQQNKSRSFSDVVSYIEIHYNEELTLQEIADTFLISREYISRKFKQEYAISFTEYVTSFRLNKAKALLLNRNLKLNKIAEMVGIPDVKYFSKVFKKHEGLTPNEYRKTLSQ; encoded by the coding sequence TTGAAAGCTTTAATAGTAGATGATGAATCTCGCGTACGAAAAGCGATTCGATTATTAGTTAATTGGGAAGAACACGGTATTACTGAAATTAAAGAAGCAGATGGCGCTAATAAAGCAATTGAAATGATGAGTGAATATAAACCTCAGCTTGTTATTACAGATATGATGATGGATGCTGGTGACGGCATAGAGTTAATGAGGTGGATCGAAAAGCACTCGAAGGCTTGTAAATTCATTGTTATAAGTGGACATGACGATTTTGAATATATGCGTCATACTGTACAATCCGGTGGAATCGACTATCTATTAAAGCCAATCGATGCTGATAATATCAATGCTGCAGTAGCTACAGCAATAAAGACATGGTTAGCTGAAGAGCATGCGCGCCAAATTCAATTCAAACAATCAATAATGCTTAATGAACTTAAGCCAGTACATGATGAGAAACTTCTGTCTGGGCTTTTTAATGATACTGCAAATATTAACTACACTGTACAACGTTTGAAAAAAGATCGTGTTATTCCAAACCAGATTACTAATGTACAACTTTTTATATTACAAATTAACAATGCAGATAAACTTTTATTAGATAGGTTCGGTAACGATGTCGAACTTTTACTATACACTATTGAAAATATTTGTAATGAATGCATCGGTAGGGACTTTAATGGCGTTGCGTTTAAATACTGGGGTTCATTCGAACAAATCATCTTATTACTATGGGATAATAAAGTGAATGCAGCTTTCATTACAAACCAAATTAATAATGTCATATATAAACTTTTTTCTCGCAAGTTCCACTTCGGTACAACGACACTAGACAAGTTTCCAACAAGTCTAGCTAAACAATATGACGAGGCGATTTCAGCATTAGATCATCGTAATCTGCTCGATTTCGCTTCATATTTGCATAATGCTAGTGAGTTCCGACAATTTCAAAATAATGAAAGCTATTCTTTTGCTAACGTAAAAGATGAATGGAGAGTCGCCTTACTAAGTGGCAATCAACATTTAATCGAAAAATATTCCAAATCATGGATAGATTTTTTTGTGAATAATAGTTACATTAGCCCTCACTTATTACAGTTATGGTTAGAAGATATGTTTAGCTTTCGCAGCTCATTATTACAAGAAATTTCGCACAACCAAAAAAATGAGTTACTAACTATGCTAGAACAGCAAGATACATTAACTATTCCACCGAATATCCATGATTACAGCATTAAACTACATGATTGGCGACAATGGGTATTGCAGTTTAACTTGAACCTGTCGAAAGCAATTACTGGCATTCAACAAAACAAATCACGTTCATTTTCTGATGTTGTATCGTATATAGAGATTCATTATAATGAAGAGCTTACTTTACAAGAAATTGCTGATACTTTTCTAATTAGTCGTGAATATATTTCAAGAAAATTTAAGCAAGAATATGCTATTAGTTTCACGGAGTATGTAACAAGTTTTCGTTTAAATAAAGCAAAAGCGTTATTACTAAATCGTAATCTGAAACTAAATAAAATAGCAGAAATGGTTGGCATACCTGATGTAAAATACTTCAGCAAAGTATTCAAAAAACATGAAGGATTAACGCCAAATGAATATCGAAAAACGTTATCACAATAA